From Mauremys mutica isolate MM-2020 ecotype Southern chromosome 17, ASM2049712v1, whole genome shotgun sequence, one genomic window encodes:
- the LOC123352165 gene encoding natural killer cell receptor 2B4-like — protein sequence MEVAAIAEESIQLQPVKLPEPWAEITWKVTLDSAETYRIVTFNKGEPPDLGSSPHFINRVTFHPENLSLQIDPVKKSDSGLYTLIIDIGGGRVDITKFRVSVFDRVRQPNLTVLSAHPELGQCNVTLSCSVPGADRVTYSWSRGTSRIPSDRDHQFPGSQSLLHVVINADSSDVFYRCNASNRASWAADTVDVKSLCDSPDTGSASSPASYCQVKGILLLVVLGALVTAIVTVHVLSRDKERLD from the exons ATGGAAGTGGCTGCAATTGCAGAGGAATCCATCCAGTTACAGCCAGTGAAATTGCCGGAGCCTTGGGCAGAGATCACCTGGAAGGTCACACTAGACTCAGCAGAGACGTATCGGATTGTAACATTTAATAAAGGGGAACCCCCTGACCTTGGGTCATCCCCACATTTTATCAACAGAGTCACTTTCCACCCTGAGAATCTCTCACTGCAGATTGATCCCGTTAAGAAGTCAGACAGTGGCCTCTATACCTTGATCATTGACATTGGAGGAGGCCGTGTCGACATCACAAAGTTCCGTGTCTCTGTGTTTG ACCGAGTGCGGCAGCCAAACCTCACGGTGCTCTCTGCCCACCCGGAGCTCGGCCAGTGCAACGTTACCCTGTCCTGCTCGGTGCCTGGCGCTGACAGAGTCACCTACAGCTGGTCCCGAGGCACGTCCCGGATACCGTCTGACAGGGACCATCAGTTCCCTGGGAGCCAATCCCTGCTGCACGTAGTGATTAACGCAGACAGCAGTGACGTCTTCTACCGATGTAACGCTAGTAACCGAGCCAGCTGGGCCGCAGACACTGTAGATGTCAAATCATTGTGTGACTCCCCAGACACAG GTTCTGCGAGCAGCCCAGCGAGCTATTGCCAGGTGAAGGGGATTCTCCTGCTGGTGGTGCTGGGCGCCCTGGTCACAGCCATCGTCACGGTGCACGTCCTCAGCCGGGACAAAGAGAGGCTGGATTGA
- the LOC123352163 gene encoding natural killer cell receptor 2B4-like isoform X2 encodes MEVAAIAGESIQLQPVKLPEPWAEITWKVTLDSAETYRIVTFNKGEPPDHGSSPHFISRVTFHPENLSLQIDPVKKSDSGLYTLIIDIGGAREDITKFRVSVFDRVRQPNLTVLSAYPELGQCNVTLSCSVPGADRVTYSWSRGTSWIPSDRDHQLPGSQSLLHVVINADTSDVFYRCNASNRASWATDTVDGKSLCDSPATGSASSLVSYCQVKGILLLVVLGALVTAIVAVHVLTRDKERLD; translated from the exons ATGGAAGTGGCTGCAATTGCAGGGGAATCCATCCAGTTACAGCCAGTGAAATTGCCGGAGCCTTGGGCAGAAATCACCTGGAAGGTCACACTAGACTCAGCAGAGACGTATCGAATTGTAACATTTAATAAAGGGGAACCCCCTGACCATGGGTCATCCCCACATTTTATCAGCAGAGTCACTTTCCACCCTGAGAATCTCTCACTGCAGATTGATCCCGTTAAGAAGTCAGACAGTGGCCTCTATACCTTGATCATTGACATTGGAGGAGCCCGTGAAGACATCACAAAGTTCCGTGTCTCTGTGTTTG ACCGAGTGCGACAGCCAAACCTCACGGTGCTCTCTGCCTACCCGGAGCTCGGCCAGTGCAACGTTACCCTGTCCTGCTCCGTGCCTGGCGCTGACAGAGTCACCTACAGCTGGTCCCGAGGCACGTCCTGGATCCCGTCTGACAGGGACCATCAGCTCCCTGGGAGCCAATCCCTGCTGCACGTAGTGATTAACGCAGACACCAGTGACGTCTTCTACAGATGTAACGCTAGTAACCGAGCCAGCTGGGCCACAGACACTGTAGATGGCAAATCATTGTGCGACTCCCCAGCCACAG GTTCTGCGAGCAGCCTAGTGAGCTATTGCCAGGTGAAGGGGATTCTCCTGCTGGTGGTGCTGGGCGCCCTGGTCACAGCCATCGTCGCGGTGCACGTCCTCACCCGGGACAAAGAGAGGCTGGATTGA
- the LOC123352163 gene encoding natural killer cell receptor 2B4-like isoform X1 produces MEVAAIAGESIQLQPVKLPEPWAEITWKVTLDSAETYRIVTFNKGEPPDHGSSPHFISRVTFHPENLSLQIDPVKKSDSGLYTLIIDIGGAREDITKFRVSVFDRVRQPNLTVLSAYPELGQCNVTLSCSVPGADRVTYSWSRGTSWIPSDRDHQLPGSQSLLHVVINADTSDVFYRCNASNRASWATDTVDGKSLCDSPATGPSLSHCAVKGILLLLALGAMVAMTAATHVLTRDGTGPDEKGEGRSQAAAVTGLGGLR; encoded by the exons ATGGAAGTGGCTGCAATTGCAGGGGAATCCATCCAGTTACAGCCAGTGAAATTGCCGGAGCCTTGGGCAGAAATCACCTGGAAGGTCACACTAGACTCAGCAGAGACGTATCGAATTGTAACATTTAATAAAGGGGAACCCCCTGACCATGGGTCATCCCCACATTTTATCAGCAGAGTCACTTTCCACCCTGAGAATCTCTCACTGCAGATTGATCCCGTTAAGAAGTCAGACAGTGGCCTCTATACCTTGATCATTGACATTGGAGGAGCCCGTGAAGACATCACAAAGTTCCGTGTCTCTGTGTTTG ACCGAGTGCGACAGCCAAACCTCACGGTGCTCTCTGCCTACCCGGAGCTCGGCCAGTGCAACGTTACCCTGTCCTGCTCCGTGCCTGGCGCTGACAGAGTCACCTACAGCTGGTCCCGAGGCACGTCCTGGATCCCGTCTGACAGGGACCATCAGCTCCCTGGGAGCCAATCCCTGCTGCACGTAGTGATTAACGCAGACACCAGTGACGTCTTCTACAGATGTAACGCTAGTAACCGAGCCAGCTGGGCCACAGACACTGTAGATGGCAAATCATTGTGCGACTCCCCAGCCACAG GCCCCTCGCTGTCCCACTGTGCTGTGAAGGGGATTCTGCTGCTCCTGGCCTTGGGGGCCATGGTCGCCATGACAGCAGCGACTCACGTCCTAACCAGAGACGGGACTGGACCGGATGAAAAGGGAGAAGGAAGGTCTCAGGCAGCAGCTGTCACCGGGCTCGGGGGTTTACGCTGA